The following nucleotide sequence is from Salvia miltiorrhiza cultivar Shanhuang (shh) unplaced genomic scaffold, IMPLAD_Smil_shh original_scaffold_220:::fragment_1, whole genome shotgun sequence.
ATGTGACCGGGTGCATGCAAGACCAACCCAAACCATTAATCCAATCaataaattgaagaaaaaatatagaaaaataaatttattggaGCAAACTCCATAAACTTCAGTAAATAgaagtgtaattttttttatttgggccCATACGAAAGTTCAAAACAAATACTTTTCGAGCCCAACTAAATAGTATTAGTATATTATACTCCAACTTCAACAGCATAATATATTTACGAGGCTGGGTTTCACTTTTAGGGTTTCAGCCAGTGCCTTTGAATTCTATAGTGTTCTCCACTTGTCCAGCTCGGCCGCCAAGCCCTAGCTCAACTCTTCGTAACAATGGTGACCGCGAAGAAGACTGTAAGAATCTCTTTCTAGCTTCGATTTTCTCTTATCTGTTTTTTTCAGTTTTCGTTTTGTTGTTTCTCATTTCTCAACATATGGATTTGGTTTCTATATCCACAGAAGAAGACTCATGAGAGCATCAACAACAGATTGGCTCTGGTGATGAAGAGCGGGAAATACACGCTTGGTTACAAGACCGTGCTCAAAACTCTCCGCAGCTCCAAaggttggtttttttttttgcttcaaatcttttttttgggttttttttttcgttgtcgtttttttttttttttttgtattagtGCGTAATGGTGAATTCCGTGAATCTGAATCTATAATTTTAGGTAAATTGATACTGATCTCGAACAACTGCCCGCCGTTGAGGAAATCGGAGATTGAGTATTATGCCATGCTCGCCAAAATTGGAGTTCACCACTACAATGGAAGTGAGTTGACTCTCTCTTACTcattttttctgtatttttgatTTATAAGAATTGTTTTTACTGTGATCGTTCTGTTTTGGAAATGGGCATTGTATTTCGTTGTTACTAATTTGCTATTTATCAGCTGAGTTTGATATTTTTTTGCTGTTCTTCTGCAACATATAAATGAATTTGATTACTGTTTCCTAATATTCTAGTACTCTGGTTATGTTAATGATGACTGATTTGGTGTAGTGTTGAAGGTAAGAACTCTATAATCAAAATGACAAGTTTTTTTGATCTAACGAATACAAAATCACATTagatatttgtaattttgtttgttttctaCTTGTTTCTATTCTTCTTTGATCATTATCTAGTGTTTCATTGTTATGTTTGAATCTTACAATTGCGCTTATGATTCCACCTGCAGTACGGCTATCTTTATTGCATTGTTGTGCCACGATTCTTGTATGTTATGCTCTTCTATTGTCCTAGAAGTTGTGTTCCCTTCCTTCGCCCCATCAGCTGTGATATACGTTTTATAGCATTTGGCTTATCAAGTTGCTCGAACTCTCTGTAGTTtgaatatttttgtaattttcccTGTGTCTGGACGAATTTCTTTTGAAATGCTAAAatactatatttataattataacctTATATACACATAATTCTGCTCTATATTTCCATGTAAGTTGTGTTTTGCTTGATTAAGTCACTGAGACAACTAAAGTTTGAGCTGTATGTATCCTTTACTGACTTGACTCACTTTATGCCACACCAGATAATGTCGATTTGGGGACAGCTTGTGGAAAATACTTCCGCGTTTCATGCCTCAGCATTGTTGATCCAGGTAGTTAATTATGTCATATAGCTCATCGCCATCTTTGAAgctttttggtatttttttgcACCTCtgatgttatgaatttttaccCTGCAATGTAGGTGACTCGGACATCATCAAGTCGTTACCCAGTGAACATTGAGAAGAGTCTGTCTTGTATTTGCCTTTTCTATTTCTTGTTATGCTTTCTATTTCAATTTGTAGAACATTTGGGAATCGCTATAAAGTTTTTTGACCGTGGAATTCATTTGGTGTTTTCAATAGCACATTTTTTGGACTATCCTAATTGAGAATTGGATTATGGAAATTCTTCTATTGTGTATACACTTTGGCTTAGGTGAAATTCTAGAGAACACCATCCTATATTAGCCCCATAAGTGGAGTCattttgcaattataacatgatttTGTCATTGTTGAATTACAACACCTCTTTTAATGGTTTtgcaattataatttataacacTCGATTTCTTTTTCGACGACCAggtaatgaaaataaataatactacatTGAATTGAATTTGATAAGTAATGGTCGATTCCCCTGCGTGACATCTCCACGTCTTGGCGTTAATGGCTAAGCGAAATTGTAACAAGAAAGATGAAAAGATATGTATCTAATAATAGTCTTGTTGAGAGGGCGCTTCCAGTCTAATATAATCGTACATAACTCCAGCAAAAGGAGTTTTACCCGTTGCTTGCTTAAGATAGATGGTGTTTTTCCCTTCCACAAGTTGAGATCCTGCTATATCCACACCGTACACCCAATACTTTCCATGAATCCCATGTCTTGCTATTGCGTTGTCTCTGCCTATTCGCCCCGTTGAGAAATGGGGCTTGCTTGTATTCGGCTCGTTGATCCATATCTAAGATTTACACAAGCGAGCATACAATTACAGATACATAACTTATtcgacaaaaaataaaataattcatttgtACACCTGTATATTTGCCATGGTAGCAGATGCTAGGGCAATCCTGAGCGTATAGTCTCCAACATTATTAATATTTGTCAGGTTAAATAAAATCTGCCATGTTGTAGGTTCATATGTATTGTTGCTTGTTTTCCTGCAAAATGGTCATCATCAGTTAACAATTTCACACCACCAACATGAAGAAAAATAGTATACTCTTACGTTCTCGAATAAGTGTCTCATATCGTTAAAAATTGTATACCAACAAAGTGGATAACTTCACTCCTTTTTACCTTTAATGATTGCATGAAACAATGAAACAACTAAAGATTTTACATTGAGAACAAAGGTAGAATGAAAAGGTTttgacatgatttttttttataaaatcgtgCAATAAGGATAAAATTTATGTGGATACTTATTGGAGGAGATTGAGATGGAGAGTGTATTATACTACCTTGTAACATGGGCAAAAAACCAGTCTTTTCTATAATCACTGTCCTCGACAGTATAAATCAGATCATTGTTAGGATAAAGATCTTTGTATCTGTCCCATAAGCCGTACTGTCTGTACCTGCATTAGTGAAACAAATTTGAGCTTAACCCAATTTTCATGTCATTCGATTTGGTGATATTTTTTGTacaaaatactaataatatGATGGTTTTATAGgaataaaaagaaatagaatttaCTTTTCAGTGTGGTTAATGTATAGCTTGTTAATAAGGTGAGGGGCAGGATCTGGAACGTAGAACTCGAAAGCAGTTCGATCAGGAACACCGATTTCCCATAGAGTGGGCCCGCTTCTTGGAGGGTTGTACACAATATCACCTATTTCAATCTTACTACCTAAAAACGTACACGTGCGCAACTGCAACTTCATTTTATGTATGTATAGCATAGATGcaataatcttaataaatacCTGGAATTATGACAATATCCTCTTCATATTTAAAGTCCCCTATTACTCCCGGAACCCAAGCGTACAAATTATAAGTTCCTGCTCGAACATGTTGGATGGTGAAGAACCCTTTTTTATCAGCTCGTGTCCAAAATTGATAGCCCTAACaaagttttaaaaatagaaaatcaaaAAGAATATTTTGTGAAAACACGATATTGATGATATATAATTACCTTAGAATCATCTTGAAAAGATCCGTCATCTCCAGGGGGAGCCAATCCGACATATGCGGATCTTGCTGGGATAAGGTGGGTGCTAATATAGTCGTCGTAGAGGAGCAAGCAGCCGCGGATCTGTCCTCGTTGTGTTGCATTAGGGAAGTCCTCAGATGATGGGAAATCATACGGCCATTTCTTTGTCTCTCTCAACATCTGAGTTATATATGTTAACTAGTTAAATGTGTGtgtaagaaagaaaagaaaagaaaagaaaagaaaaaagtaataaACAAACCTGGTTTCTTGCGTCTCTCCAGAGAGTGCGATGATTAGTGGCTGAATCGGAGTTGAGGTATATGAAAACGGGGCCCAACACCTTCTTCCAATGCTCTCCGCCGCGTAATTTCACGCCAAAATCCGGTCCCATGTAATGGTTACTGA
It contains:
- the LOC131003535 gene encoding 60S ribosomal protein L30-like, translated to MVTAKKTKKTHESINNRLALVMKSGKYTLGYKTVLKTLRSSKGKLILISNNCPPLRKSEIEYYAMLAKIGVHHYNGNNVDLGTACGKYFRVSCLSIVDPGDSDIIKSLPSEH
- the LOC131003562 gene encoding probable rhamnogalacturonate lyase B; the encoded protein is MVRGVSGFYSYAIFEHLENWPDLNIDESRIAFKLDDNMFNYMAISEQKQRVMPTSRDRDAGRVLAYKEAVVIRNSSDPSLNGEVDDKYQYSCDNKDNHVHGWIASSQHPHIGFWVITPSDEIRVGAPIKTDLTSHAGPIALAIFFSNHYMGPDFGVKLRGGEHWKKVLGPVFIYLNSDSATNHRTLWRDARNQMLRETKKWPYDFPSSEDFPNATQRGQIRGCLLLYDDYISTHLIPARSAYVGLAPPGDDGSFQDDSKGYQFWTRADKKGFFTIQHVRAGTYNLYAWVPGVIGDFKYEEDIVIIPGSKIEIGDIVYNPPRSGPTLWEIGVPDRTAFEFYVPDPAPHLINKLYINHTEKYRQYGLWDRYKDLYPNNDLIYTVEDSDYRKDWFFAHVTRKTSNNTYEPTTWQILFNLTNINNVGDYTLRIALASATMANIQIWINEPNTSKPHFSTGRIGRDNAIARHGIHGKYWVYGVDIAGSQLVEGKNTIYLKQATGKTPFAGVMYDYIRLEAPSQQDYY